One stretch of Paenibacillus sp. FSL R5-0341 DNA includes these proteins:
- a CDS encoding exonuclease SbcCD subunit D produces the protein MRILHTGDWHLGKTLEGRSRLREQEDFVDELVRVADEQQADAILMAGDVYDSVNPPAAAEQLFYEAAARLTEHGRPLVVIAGNHDQPERVASVTPLVNRQGITLVGMPTSEAVTIYAKRTGETAQIAALPYPSEARLNELLTTDGDENVLRQAYSHRVGMLMQRLAASFRPDTVNLAMSHIYVLGGLESDSERPIQIGGAYTVDPSSLSTGAQYTALGHLHRAQAVKGDGVIRYSGSPLAYSFSEAGQSKSVTMVDLAPGGAAQVEEVLLTSGRPLVRWQARGGLAEVYRWLDEGRDPQAFIDMEVWLDEAMSLKEIQQLRKSHEGIIHIRPVYPEMAAAGLLEQRSELPVHELFRKFYQRQTGGAQPEDSLVQLFLELVDEDEPGVREEVEER, from the coding sequence ATGCGTATTTTGCATACAGGGGACTGGCATTTGGGAAAAACGCTGGAAGGACGAAGCCGACTGCGTGAACAGGAAGATTTCGTTGATGAACTTGTCAGGGTGGCTGATGAGCAGCAGGCGGATGCCATATTGATGGCCGGAGATGTGTATGATTCCGTGAATCCTCCCGCAGCGGCGGAACAACTTTTTTATGAAGCGGCAGCACGTCTGACGGAGCATGGAAGACCTCTCGTGGTAATTGCAGGGAATCATGATCAGCCAGAGCGGGTGGCTTCTGTAACTCCACTGGTGAACAGGCAGGGCATTACACTCGTAGGGATGCCTACTTCAGAAGCGGTAACCATCTATGCAAAGCGAACCGGAGAAACTGCACAGATTGCCGCATTACCTTATCCTTCTGAAGCCAGATTGAATGAATTGCTGACCACGGATGGGGACGAAAATGTGCTTCGTCAGGCATACAGTCACCGGGTGGGCATGTTAATGCAGCGTCTGGCAGCTTCTTTTCGCCCGGATACCGTGAACTTGGCCATGAGCCATATCTATGTGCTCGGTGGACTTGAGAGTGATTCGGAACGTCCGATTCAGATCGGTGGGGCATACACGGTAGACCCTTCTTCTTTATCGACTGGTGCGCAATACACAGCGCTTGGGCATCTTCATCGTGCACAGGCTGTCAAGGGAGACGGAGTGATTCGATATAGCGGTTCTCCGCTGGCCTACAGCTTCTCGGAAGCGGGGCAGAGTAAGTCTGTCACGATGGTCGATCTGGCACCGGGTGGAGCTGCACAGGTAGAGGAAGTCTTGTTAACGTCTGGGCGTCCGCTTGTGCGTTGGCAGGCACGTGGTGGTCTAGCAGAAGTATATCGCTGGCTGGACGAGGGACGTGATCCGCAGGCTTTTATCGACATGGAAGTGTGGCTGGACGAGGCGATGTCGCTGAAGGAGATTCAGCAGTTGCGAAAATCACATGAGGGTATTATTCATATTCGCCCCGTGTACCCCGAGATGGCTGCAGCAGGGCTTTTGGAGCAACGATCCGAGCTACCGGTACATGAACTGTTCCGTAAATTCTATCAGCGCCAGACGGGTGGTGCACAACCTGAAGACAGCCTGGTACAGCTTTTCCTGGAACTTGTGGATGAAGACGAGCCGGGTGTGCGTGAGGAGGTCGAGGAAAGATGA
- a CDS encoding bifunctional cystathionine gamma-lyase/homocysteine desulfhydrase: MRAKTKLIHAGIVGDPHTGAVSVPIYQVSTYEQESVGVHKGYEYSRTGNPTRHALEEVIKELEDGVRGFAFSSGMAAIHAVLSLLKTGDHVILTDDVYGGTYRIFTKVLNRLGIESTFVDTTSLQALEQALQSNTKAIYVETPTNPLLKVTDIAAVAKWSKQHELLFIVDNTFSTPYWQTPLALGADIVLHSATKYIGGHSDVVAGLTVVNSEQLGEDLHFIQNAIGAVLGPMDSWLLMRGLKTLGLRMEAQERNTEQIVTFLNQHPTVSKVYYPGLPDHPQHKLASTQARGYGGMVSFDVGSAEKVDEVLSKVRYFTLAESLGAVESLISVPARMTHASIPYERRQELGITDGLIRISVGIEDVEDLLDDLKSALI, from the coding sequence ATGAGAGCAAAAACAAAGCTAATTCATGCAGGAATTGTTGGTGATCCACACACTGGAGCAGTGAGTGTACCTATCTATCAAGTAAGCACGTATGAGCAAGAATCGGTTGGCGTACACAAAGGATACGAGTATTCACGTACTGGCAACCCTACCCGTCACGCGTTGGAAGAAGTCATTAAAGAGCTGGAGGATGGCGTTCGCGGTTTTGCTTTTAGTTCAGGAATGGCTGCGATCCACGCTGTACTGTCTTTGTTGAAGACTGGAGATCACGTCATTCTGACGGATGATGTCTACGGCGGGACTTACCGCATTTTCACCAAGGTGCTGAATCGTCTGGGGATCGAGTCTACCTTTGTAGATACCACCTCACTACAGGCACTGGAGCAGGCTTTGCAATCCAATACGAAGGCCATTTATGTAGAAACACCTACCAATCCGTTACTGAAGGTCACCGATATTGCTGCTGTAGCGAAATGGTCGAAACAACATGAGTTGCTGTTCATCGTGGATAACACGTTCAGTACGCCTTATTGGCAAACCCCGTTGGCTCTGGGGGCAGATATTGTACTGCATTCTGCAACGAAATATATCGGCGGTCATAGCGATGTTGTGGCAGGACTTACGGTTGTCAACAGCGAGCAGCTTGGAGAAGACCTGCATTTTATTCAAAATGCCATTGGCGCTGTTCTGGGACCCATGGATTCATGGTTGCTAATGCGAGGTCTAAAAACATTGGGACTACGGATGGAAGCGCAAGAACGCAATACAGAGCAGATTGTGACATTTTTGAATCAGCATCCGACCGTGAGCAAGGTGTATTATCCTGGGTTGCCCGACCATCCGCAGCACAAGCTGGCATCCACGCAAGCCAGAGGATATGGCGGTATGGTTTCCTTTGATGTAGGCAGTGCCGAAAAAGTAGATGAGGTGTTAAGCAAAGTCCGTTATTTCACATTGGCTGAAAGTCTGGGTGCGGTGGAGAGTTTAATTTCTGTACCTGCCCGAATGACGCATGCTTCCATTCCCTATGAACGTCGGCAAGAATTGGGGATCACGGATGGTTTGATTCGTATCTCCGTCGGGATCGAGGATGTTGAAGATTTACTTGATGATTTGAAATCTGCATTAATTTAA
- a CDS encoding NfeD family protein, with product MLLMLLTLLLPVWIGSPSAHAAEKSGAVYIIPVDKPIEQGLGKFMERGFKEAEKMNAGLIVLDINTPGGRVDTAEALGTLIKDSPIETVAFVRGDAASAGSFLALNADKIVMSPGSMIGAAAMVDSSGKHVDDPKLVAFWKSKMQGAAEISGRDGKIAAGMTDVNMVVEMPEINKTKQKGEIIALSAEEALKVGYADHISNTPEEAATWLGYSQDDVFKVERTTAENISSFLTNPVVMTVLLFLGIAGVIIELIIPGFGVPGIVGIVCFVLYFSGNYIAGFAGAETWVLFTVGLIMMILEMFIPSFGILGILGSIALVAGVVRAAYDTSDAFVSLGIAFGAALVVIAIISIIFKDRGIWNRFILSDSMSADRGYSSATERKELVGLQGISLTPLRPSGTAMFEGERIDVVTDGDFIPIDTPIIVIKAEGTRIVVQQALPV from the coding sequence ATGCTCTTAATGCTGCTGACGCTGTTGCTTCCTGTCTGGATTGGATCACCGTCAGCGCATGCAGCTGAGAAGAGTGGTGCCGTATATATTATTCCGGTTGATAAACCAATCGAGCAGGGACTTGGCAAGTTCATGGAACGCGGGTTCAAGGAAGCGGAAAAAATGAACGCTGGCCTGATCGTTCTTGATATCAATACGCCGGGAGGCCGTGTCGACACTGCGGAAGCATTGGGTACCCTAATTAAGGACAGTCCGATTGAGACGGTTGCATTTGTCCGTGGAGATGCTGCTTCAGCCGGAAGTTTTCTGGCTCTGAATGCAGATAAGATCGTAATGTCACCAGGCAGTATGATTGGTGCGGCGGCAATGGTGGACAGTTCGGGTAAGCATGTTGATGATCCAAAGCTTGTTGCATTCTGGAAGAGCAAAATGCAGGGAGCGGCCGAGATTAGTGGCCGTGATGGCAAAATTGCAGCTGGAATGACGGATGTTAACATGGTTGTGGAGATGCCAGAGATCAATAAAACCAAGCAAAAAGGTGAAATTATTGCTCTCTCGGCTGAAGAAGCGCTGAAAGTCGGTTATGCCGACCACATCAGCAACACACCGGAAGAAGCGGCAACTTGGCTCGGTTACAGTCAGGATGATGTATTTAAGGTAGAACGGACGACAGCAGAGAATATTTCATCTTTTCTTACCAATCCTGTTGTCATGACTGTATTATTGTTCCTCGGAATCGCGGGTGTGATCATTGAATTGATTATTCCTGGTTTTGGAGTTCCTGGTATTGTGGGTATCGTGTGTTTCGTCTTATATTTCTCAGGTAATTACATTGCGGGATTTGCCGGAGCGGAGACATGGGTACTATTTACTGTCGGACTCATCATGATGATTCTGGAGATGTTTATTCCGAGCTTCGGTATTTTGGGGATTTTGGGATCGATTGCGCTTGTGGCCGGTGTTGTAAGGGCTGCTTATGATACCAGTGACGCATTTGTATCTCTGGGTATCGCTTTTGGAGCAGCGCTGGTAGTCATTGCGATCATCTCAATCATCTTTAAGGATCGAGGGATCTGGAATCGGTTCATACTGAGTGACAGTATGTCTGCGGATCGTGGTTATTCATCAGCGACAGAACGCAAAGAGCTGGTGGGTCTGCAAGGAATCAGTCTGACACCGCTTCGTCCTTCTGGAACAGCGATGTTTGAAGGGGAACGAATTGACGTCGTGACCGACGGAGACTTCATTCCGATTGATACACCGATTATTGTGATTAAAGCGGAAGGTACCCGGATTGTGGTTCAGCAAGCATTGCCGGTGTAA
- a CDS encoding histidine triad nucleotide-binding protein: protein MDCLFCKIVEGSIPSNKVLENDHVIVFHDIQPAAPTHVLVIPKKHIASMNEVTAEDLPLIGEIHLAAQEAAKRLGVEETGYRLINNCGKDGEQTVHHLHYHLLGGTRLGALTSLTDSHK from the coding sequence ATGGATTGCTTATTTTGCAAAATTGTAGAGGGCAGCATTCCCTCCAATAAAGTATTGGAGAATGACCATGTTATCGTGTTTCATGACATCCAGCCCGCAGCACCGACACATGTGCTCGTCATTCCGAAGAAACATATTGCTTCCATGAATGAAGTGACTGCAGAAGATCTGCCTTTGATCGGCGAGATTCATCTGGCTGCTCAAGAGGCGGCCAAGCGTCTTGGCGTGGAGGAAACAGGATATCGCTTAATCAACAATTGTGGTAAGGATGGAGAACAAACCGTTCATCATCTGCATTATCATTTGCTGGGTGGTACAAGACTTGGCGCGTTGACAAGCTTGACTGATTCTCACAAATAA
- a CDS encoding GatB/YqeY domain-containing protein, whose protein sequence is MNLSERLNEDMKQAMKSKDKFRLSNIRLIRSTIKNLEIDLKRDLDDNEVLDILSREIKQRKDALQEFDKAGREDLAANAKAEIEVLIQYLPAQLSEEEIKVIVQQTIQETGASSKAEMGKVMAALMPKVKGKADGKLVNQAVQQFLQ, encoded by the coding sequence ATGAATCTTAGCGAACGATTGAACGAAGATATGAAGCAAGCGATGAAGAGTAAGGACAAGTTCAGACTCTCCAACATTCGGTTGATTCGTTCGACGATCAAGAATCTTGAAATAGATTTGAAAAGAGATTTGGATGACAACGAAGTGCTTGATATCCTGAGTCGTGAAATCAAACAGCGCAAAGATGCCCTCCAAGAATTTGACAAAGCGGGCCGTGAAGACCTCGCGGCAAATGCAAAAGCGGAAATTGAAGTACTCATCCAGTACCTTCCCGCACAGCTTTCCGAAGAAGAAATTAAAGTTATTGTACAGCAGACCATCCAGGAAACCGGTGCTTCTTCGAAAGCCGAGATGGGGAAAGTCATGGCGGCCCTTATGCCGAAAGTTAAAGGCAAAGCGGACGGCAAACTGGTAAATCAAGCAGTTCAACAATTTCTGCAATAA
- the rpsU gene encoding 30S ribosomal protein S21 produces MSETKVRKNETIDAALRRFKRSIAKDGVLAEVKKRKHYEKPSVKRKKKSEAARKRKF; encoded by the coding sequence GTGTCTGAAACTAAAGTTCGCAAAAACGAGACTATTGATGCTGCACTTCGTCGTTTTAAACGCTCCATCGCTAAAGATGGCGTATTGGCTGAGGTGAAGAAACGTAAGCATTATGAGAAGCCAAGCGTAAAGCGCAAGAAAAAGTCCGAGGCTGCTCGTAAGAGAAAGTTTTAG
- a CDS encoding cysteine synthase family protein, whose product MTIYKHVQELIGNTPLLELTRYTLPEGIRLFAKLEFMNPGGSVKDRIGKFLLEQALARGDVKPGGTVIEATAGNTGISLAMAAVGLNLKVIFTVPQKFSVEKQQLMKALGATVVNTPTSEGITGAISKAESLAKEIPGSYIPGQFSNPDNPLAHYEHLGPEIWRDLNGQVDVYIAGAGSGGTFMGGSRYLKEQNPLIKTCIVEPEGSILAGGPSGPHRTEGIGVETLSSFMDVSYFDAIHTISDEDAFERVKDLALLEGLLVGSSSGAAMQAALNEAGHAAPGSNIVVIFPDSSERYLSQNIYNGGQ is encoded by the coding sequence TTGACCATTTATAAACATGTACAGGAACTTATAGGCAATACGCCTCTGCTTGAATTAACCCGTTATACATTACCGGAAGGAATCCGTCTATTTGCCAAACTGGAATTCATGAATCCCGGAGGAAGTGTGAAGGATCGGATTGGCAAGTTTTTATTGGAGCAGGCCTTGGCAAGAGGAGACGTTAAGCCAGGTGGAACAGTAATTGAAGCTACCGCAGGCAATACAGGAATTAGTCTTGCGATGGCGGCTGTAGGCCTGAATTTAAAGGTCATTTTCACAGTACCTCAGAAGTTCAGCGTCGAGAAGCAGCAATTGATGAAAGCTCTTGGAGCTACGGTCGTGAACACACCCACATCAGAAGGAATAACGGGTGCTATAAGCAAGGCGGAATCGCTGGCGAAAGAAATACCGGGGTCGTATATCCCAGGTCAGTTCTCCAATCCGGATAACCCACTCGCACATTATGAACATCTGGGCCCTGAGATTTGGCGTGATTTGAACGGACAGGTGGATGTATATATCGCTGGAGCCGGGTCTGGCGGTACTTTTATGGGAGGATCCCGCTATTTGAAGGAGCAAAACCCGTTAATCAAAACATGTATCGTCGAACCTGAGGGTTCGATTCTCGCAGGAGGTCCCTCGGGACCACATCGTACAGAAGGAATAGGCGTCGAAACGTTATCTTCTTTTATGGATGTAAGTTACTTTGATGCTATTCATACGATCTCAGATGAAGATGCCTTTGAGCGGGTCAAGGATCTAGCCTTGCTGGAAGGCTTACTGGTAGGAAGCTCATCAGGTGCAGCTATGCAAGCCGCATTAAACGAAGCCGGCCACGCAGCCCCCGGAAGTAACATCGTCGTTATTTTCCCGGATAGCAGCGAACGGTATTTAAGCCAAAATATCTATAATGGAGGACAATAA
- a CDS encoding SMC family ATPase, translated as MKPILLKVAGLQSYREMQEIDFTVLTETGLFGIFGPTGSGKSSLLDAITLAMYGKVERAVNGTQGIMNHAEDSLSVAFTFELMSAEGTRRFRVERRFKRNNEVSVSNTISKFIETVNGEEQVLADKLADVNRCVEDVIGLKMDDFTRAVVLPQGKFAEFLSLKGSERRQMLQRLFHLEKYGDQLAIKLSRRVKDNDMVHQSLAAEQQGLGNASKETLAETKRLLQTAVQQSELSRKALDEATKEVEQLCKIRELSNERQARKDEQQKLKALEPQVEAGEQRLKQSVAADAILPALQTVRDAKFTQKQRQDTAETAHQQALEHERLAVQEAEKAETARSQMAEEEPKLLLRLEQLEQAKELQRERDGLQADCSRLAQLLEQGQGEQTALGQQLEKEKELQQRGRKRREELQESLKPNEVKSEERRQLQAALELKHRVDTAAEQLQQNKADMQAYKQSAEQGADKLKGAAEEEKRLSNQRQHLVEQASAGLEALLACEQDISREQSLLALAEEQLRGTMREQELHRLSSALRAELRDGEPCPVCGSPHHPLPAAPPGEGPHAADADLELLRSLHAELQELRFGLRQQLHERRSLLTQLGAAAGEAPAAAEAAPAAAEPEPAGSPEHGRSPAGWASRAAALREAAQALAAAAAPLQAEAAALQQAAVGAQQRRMEAAAAQEAGRAGLVQAERKLAESEAAAAALQGRWATELPGIPQEEAKALYQAMQERDARAEDIKERLNKSVTFLEEKDQIIQSLQQKLVELDKQLIQWQTQWQGNSKQLAEKEERLRQWVGEQRVEDLIAAAQARLDGLRKTASDTAQRFKEADTLKQESAKKDVMAQQAATSATEHLQQAQERWKQLLEKSPFDSDDAVVSAAIPSQEAERLAGEIQQHRERERELVSQLRELEQKLGGAVVSEEQWLACTARLQQVRIEDEAALRAKARAERDLEDVEQRHVRWTELENKRVEVSRQGELLSKLQSAFRGNAFVEYIAEEQLMQVSHAASQRLRFLTKQRYSLEVDSGGGFVICDDANGGVKRPVSTLSGGETFLTSLSLALALSAQIQLRGQYPLQFFFLDEGFGTLDPELLDTVITSLEKLHDDRLAVGVISHVPELRARLPRKLVVIPAGEAGNGSRVVLETL; from the coding sequence ATGAAGCCCATTTTATTAAAAGTTGCCGGACTGCAAAGTTATCGGGAGATGCAGGAAATTGATTTTACCGTGCTGACGGAGACGGGTCTATTCGGTATTTTCGGTCCTACGGGCAGTGGTAAATCTTCCTTGCTCGATGCCATCACACTCGCCATGTACGGAAAAGTAGAACGTGCGGTGAACGGTACACAAGGCATTATGAATCATGCAGAAGATTCGCTGTCGGTTGCTTTTACATTCGAACTGATGTCAGCGGAAGGAACTCGAAGGTTCCGGGTAGAGCGACGTTTCAAACGGAATAATGAAGTGTCCGTTAGTAACACGATTAGCAAATTCATAGAGACAGTCAATGGCGAAGAGCAGGTACTTGCCGACAAGTTGGCAGATGTGAATCGCTGCGTTGAAGATGTGATCGGTTTGAAGATGGATGATTTTACACGGGCAGTGGTACTTCCGCAAGGGAAGTTTGCCGAGTTTTTGTCACTCAAAGGCAGTGAACGTCGCCAGATGCTGCAACGATTATTCCATCTGGAGAAGTATGGGGATCAGTTGGCCATCAAATTAAGTCGGCGGGTCAAGGATAACGATATGGTTCACCAATCTCTTGCTGCAGAGCAACAGGGACTTGGTAATGCCAGCAAAGAGACACTGGCAGAAACCAAACGTCTTCTCCAAACCGCAGTTCAACAGTCTGAATTGTCTCGCAAAGCGCTGGATGAAGCTACGAAGGAAGTCGAACAGCTGTGTAAAATCCGTGAGCTAAGTAACGAACGGCAGGCCCGGAAAGATGAACAGCAGAAGCTGAAAGCACTGGAACCACAGGTTGAGGCAGGTGAACAACGGCTGAAACAATCTGTTGCGGCAGATGCAATACTGCCTGCGTTGCAGACGGTTCGAGATGCCAAGTTTACGCAGAAGCAGCGGCAGGATACCGCCGAGACAGCTCATCAGCAAGCATTGGAACATGAGCGTCTGGCTGTTCAGGAAGCGGAGAAGGCCGAGACGGCACGTTCGCAAATGGCCGAGGAAGAACCGAAACTGCTGTTGCGCCTGGAACAACTGGAACAAGCGAAAGAGCTGCAACGGGAACGGGACGGACTTCAAGCCGATTGCTCGCGCCTCGCGCAGCTGCTGGAACAGGGTCAGGGCGAACAGACTGCGCTGGGACAGCAGCTTGAGAAAGAAAAGGAATTGCAACAGCGTGGACGCAAACGGCGTGAGGAACTACAGGAGAGCCTCAAGCCAAATGAAGTGAAGTCAGAGGAGCGCAGACAGCTGCAGGCTGCGCTTGAACTGAAGCATCGTGTGGATACTGCCGCGGAGCAATTGCAGCAAAACAAAGCTGACATGCAAGCCTATAAGCAGTCGGCAGAACAGGGAGCCGATAAGCTGAAGGGGGCGGCTGAGGAAGAAAAACGCCTGAGTAATCAGCGTCAGCATCTGGTAGAACAGGCGTCAGCAGGTCTTGAGGCCTTGCTTGCCTGTGAGCAGGACATCAGCCGCGAACAGAGCCTGCTGGCCCTTGCGGAGGAACAGCTGCGTGGCACGATGCGTGAGCAGGAGCTGCATCGGCTGTCCTCCGCCTTGCGCGCCGAGCTGCGTGACGGCGAGCCATGCCCGGTGTGCGGCTCGCCGCATCACCCACTCCCGGCTGCGCCGCCGGGAGAAGGTCCGCACGCAGCCGATGCGGACCTGGAACTGCTGCGCAGCCTGCACGCGGAGCTGCAGGAGCTGCGCTTTGGGCTGCGCCAGCAGCTGCACGAACGTCGCAGCCTGCTGACGCAGCTTGGCGCTGCGGCCGGCGAAGCTCCGGCCGCAGCCGAGGCCGCGCCTGCGGCAGCGGAGCCCGAGCCCGCCGGGTCGCCCGAACACGGGCGCTCCCCGGCAGGCTGGGCATCGCGTGCCGCTGCGCTGCGCGAAGCCGCGCAGGCGCTGGCTGCGGCAGCAGCGCCGCTCCAGGCCGAAGCCGCCGCGTTGCAGCAGGCGGCTGTGGGCGCGCAGCAGCGCCGCATGGAAGCGGCAGCTGCGCAGGAGGCCGGCCGTGCCGGGCTCGTCCAGGCGGAGCGCAAGCTGGCCGAGAGCGAGGCGGCAGCGGCTGCCTTGCAGGGCCGCTGGGCCACAGAACTGCCAGGCATCCCTCAGGAGGAGGCCAAGGCCCTCTATCAGGCGATGCAGGAGCGCGATGCGCGCGCCGAAGACATCAAGGAACGTCTGAACAAAAGCGTGACGTTCCTTGAGGAAAAAGACCAGATCATTCAATCTCTCCAGCAGAAGCTGGTGGAATTGGACAAACAACTGATCCAGTGGCAAACGCAGTGGCAGGGCAATAGCAAACAGCTCGCCGAGAAGGAAGAACGCCTGCGCCAGTGGGTTGGGGAGCAGCGGGTAGAAGATCTGATTGCTGCGGCTCAGGCTCGTCTGGATGGACTGCGGAAAACAGCTTCGGACACGGCACAACGCTTCAAAGAGGCGGACACGCTGAAGCAGGAATCAGCCAAGAAAGACGTTATGGCTCAGCAGGCAGCCACCTCGGCCACAGAACATTTGCAACAGGCACAGGAACGGTGGAAGCAATTGTTGGAAAAATCCCCGTTTGACTCGGATGATGCCGTTGTGTCCGCGGCGATTCCATCACAGGAAGCAGAACGACTGGCAGGCGAGATCCAGCAGCACCGTGAACGTGAGCGTGAGCTGGTATCCCAATTACGTGAACTGGAACAGAAGCTGGGTGGTGCAGTCGTATCGGAGGAACAGTGGTTAGCATGCACAGCACGATTGCAGCAGGTTCGGATTGAGGATGAAGCTGCCCTTCGTGCCAAAGCACGCGCAGAACGTGATCTGGAGGATGTGGAGCAGCGACATGTTCGCTGGACCGAACTGGAGAACAAGCGGGTGGAGGTAAGCCGTCAAGGTGAGCTGCTCAGCAAACTGCAATCTGCGTTCAGAGGCAATGCTTTTGTCGAGTATATTGCCGAAGAACAACTGATGCAGGTTAGTCACGCGGCATCTCAGCGTCTGCGCTTCCTGACCAAACAGCGTTATTCACTGGAGGTAGACTCTGGTGGTGGTTTTGTGATCTGTGATGATGCCAACGGGGGAGTCAAACGACCGGTATCGACGTTGTCCGGTGGCGAGACGTTTTTGACCTCATTGTCACTGGCCCTGGCGCTGTCGGCCCAGATTCAGCTGCGAGGTCAGTACCCGCTTCAATTCTTCTTCCTGGATGAAGGGTTCGGTACACTTGACCCGGAATTGTTGGATACCGTCATTACGTCGCTGGAAAAACTGCATGACGACCGATTGGCTGTCGGTGTAATCAGTCACGTGCCTGAACTTCGTGCACGCTTGCCACGCAAGCTTGTGGTGATCCCGGCAGGTGAAGCTGGAAACGGCTCACGGGTGGTCTTGGAGACCCTGTAG
- a CDS encoding class I SAM-dependent methyltransferase, translating into MGREFVALFDQWSNDYDQTVMGHDQQYQEVFEHYEEILHTVVSEVSGTILEFGVGTGNLTEKLIAAGHKVYGVEPSQGMIHQVQKRNLNFELFEGDFLEFPPLPEPIDAIVSTYAFHHLTDAEKEQAISIYAKLLSPNGKIVFADTIFQDQESRHQIEDEVASLGYTELLTDLRTEYYTTMDVLQTLLSKYGFITHFSRLNKYVWLMNAQKEIG; encoded by the coding sequence ATGGGTAGAGAGTTTGTGGCTTTATTTGACCAATGGTCAAATGATTATGATCAAACCGTGATGGGACATGACCAACAATATCAGGAAGTATTTGAGCATTATGAAGAGATCCTTCATACCGTGGTCTCAGAGGTGAGCGGAACAATTTTGGAATTTGGCGTAGGAACGGGAAATCTTACAGAAAAGTTGATAGCGGCAGGCCATAAAGTATACGGGGTTGAACCTTCACAAGGGATGATCCATCAGGTGCAGAAGCGGAATCTGAATTTCGAATTGTTTGAAGGAGACTTTCTGGAATTCCCTCCTCTACCTGAACCAATCGATGCCATCGTGAGCACCTATGCTTTCCATCATTTAACGGATGCAGAGAAAGAACAGGCGATTTCAATATATGCCAAGCTACTCAGCCCCAATGGAAAAATCGTGTTTGCGGATACCATCTTTCAGGATCAGGAGAGTCGTCATCAGATCGAGGATGAGGTAGCTTCTCTAGGCTATACCGAACTGCTGACAGATTTACGGACCGAATACTATACGACAATGGATGTTTTACAAACCCTTTTATCGAAATATGGTTTTATCACGCACTTTTCCCGATTAAACAAATATGTATGGTTAATGAACGCACAAAAGGAGATTGGTTAA